One Dromiciops gliroides isolate mDroGli1 chromosome 3, mDroGli1.pri, whole genome shotgun sequence DNA segment encodes these proteins:
- the LOC122747565 gene encoding small ubiquitin-related modifier 2-like — translation MLRSVMHLLPKSQAAEEIPGHITADKKRKEGVKTENNDHINLKVAGQDGSVVQFKIKRHTPLSKLMKAYCEQQDTPAQLEMEDEDTIVVFQQQTGGVY, via the exons ATGCTGCGATCTGTCATGCACCTGCTCCCTAAGTCTCAGG CGGCTGAGGAGATCCCTGGACACATCACAGCTGACAAAAAGCGGAAGGAAGGAGTCAAGACTGAAAACAACGACCATATTAATTTGAAAGTGGCAGGGCAAGATGGTTCAGTGGTGCAATTTAAGATTAAGAGGCACACACCACTTAGTAAACTAATGAAAGCCTATTGTGAACAACAGG ACACACCTGCACAGTTGGAAATGGAGGATGAAGATACAATTGTTGTATTCCAGCAGCAGACAGGTGGTGTTTACTAA